The DNA window TGAGCCGATCGGCCGGCGGCCCTCTCGCGCTCAACGAGAGCACCCTGACCGAACTTCCGGACGGCACCGTCTACATCAATGCCCGTGACCACGACCGCACTGCCGACGGCACCCGCGCGGACGCCTACAGCGCCGACGGCGGCCTGACACTGTCCGTCCCCTTCCGGCCGCAGCCCCACCTGACGGGCCCGACGGTCCAGGGCAGCGTGCTGCACGTCCTGGGCCCGCCGTGGAGGTCACCGCTGCTGTACTCCGGTCCGTCCGACCCGGACAGACGCCTCCGGATGCAGGTGCGTACCAGCGACGACGGCGGGCGTTCGTGGCGGCCGGTCTTGTCCGTGTCGCAAGACCCGGCCGGGTACTCGGACTTGGTTCAGACGGGCGTGGGCAGGGTGGGGCTGCTGTACGAGACCGGACCGCGCTCCAGCCACCACACCATCCGCTTCACGCCTCTGCCGCCGGACGCGCTGTCCTCCTGGTGACGTCGGCGCACGGCTCAGGCGTGGGACAGCGCGAAGGAGACCAGGAAGCCGCTGACCGTGATCAGGCCGATCGCCAGGTGGGCGTCCTCGAACGCCTCCGGGATCATCGTGTCGGCGATCATCGCGAGAATCGCTCCGGCCGCGACCGCGGTCACCGCGGCCACCACCGCGGTCGGCAGCCCGCCGACGACGGAGTACCCGATCACCGCGGAAACCGTGCTCGCGGCGGCGATCGCGCCCCAGATACCGAAGACGTACTTCTTGCCGCGGCCGGCCTTCCGCATACCGGCGGAGCTCGAAAGTCCCTCGGGGACGTTGCTGATGAACACCGCCACCACTGTCACCGTGCTGACCGCCCCGCCGTCGACGAGGCTGACGCCGATCACCGCCGATTCCGGCACACCGTCCAGCAGGGCGCCCAGCGCCAACGCCAGCCCGGAGCCGGACTGCTGGGCCTCCGACGGCTGTGACTGCCGGTGTCCGGAGCGCTTGCGGTGACGGGCCCCCCGGCGCGCCAGCCACACATTGCCCGCCGTGTAGGCCAGCGCTCCCCCCACGGTCCCGATCGCCGCCGGGGCCAGTCCGGCCTGGTCGTACGCCTCCTCGACCAGTTCGAAGGAGACCGCCGACAGCAGCACCCCCGCGCCGAACGCCATGACCGACGCCACCACCCACTGCGGAATCCGCACCCCGTACCCGAGGGCGGCCCCGAGCAGCAGGGCCGACCCGGCCACGAGCCCCCACATTCCTGCCAGCACCACTTGATCCATGGGCCCCATGTACCCACTGGCCACACCTCAACAGCGCACGTGAGGGGCCACACACCCCAACGGGTCCGCGGGCGGCCCCCGGCCATGATGAGCGTACGGGTGCGACACGGCTTCGCCCATTGGCGCGGGGCCGTGTCGGCACGCAGACTTGACGGCATGTCGGGAAAGCGAAGCGCGGGTCTCCTTCTGTTCCGGACCTCGGACGGCCACGACGGCGCCGAGGTCCTC is part of the Streptomyces agglomeratus genome and encodes:
- a CDS encoding ZIP family metal transporter, with the translated sequence MDQVVLAGMWGLVAGSALLLGAALGYGVRIPQWVVASVMAFGAGVLLSAVSFELVEEAYDQAGLAPAAIGTVGGALAYTAGNVWLARRGARHRKRSGHRQSQPSEAQQSGSGLALALGALLDGVPESAVIGVSLVDGGAVSTVTVVAVFISNVPEGLSSSAGMRKAGRGKKYVFGIWGAIAAASTVSAVIGYSVVGGLPTAVVAAVTAVAAGAILAMIADTMIPEAFEDAHLAIGLITVSGFLVSFALSHA